From one Plantibacter flavus genomic stretch:
- a CDS encoding M20/M25/M40 family metallo-hydrolase, translating into MSDLSPGDDALELARLLISIDSVSPSLVPGAPGEGRIAAVIAQRLEGAGFVVDLVPAPEDPQRVSVVAVHAGSQPGPTVVFNGHLDTVGVEGMADPFTPRIADGRLFGRGASDMKAGLAGLIVAAERLAATDHPGAVVFTGVADEEDASVGAAAVLRHLADRGVTADVCLIAEPTWLDRVSAHRGYAVVEVTLQGTAAHSSQPGLAVDAIRAVSALLQEVERADDEIHRRPAHPLLDHGSFTTTVARAGSAPFTIAAGATLVIERRTLPGERAEDALVEVQAMLEAVAARMPGLRTGARLTHQREAWEADEHGAAARFADVLAAELSRGAEALPSAVGAPYWMESALWQAAGIPTVVCGPAGGGLHAAEEWVDLDQLRRFPEAVMAATRDALSGSGAA; encoded by the coding sequence ATGTCCGACCTCAGCCCCGGCGACGACGCGCTCGAGCTCGCCCGCCTGCTCATCTCGATCGACTCCGTCAGTCCGAGCCTCGTCCCAGGGGCTCCCGGAGAAGGGCGGATCGCGGCGGTGATCGCGCAGCGACTCGAGGGCGCCGGCTTCGTGGTCGACCTCGTTCCCGCGCCGGAGGACCCGCAGCGCGTCAGCGTCGTGGCCGTGCACGCGGGATCGCAGCCGGGGCCGACGGTCGTGTTCAACGGCCATCTCGACACCGTCGGGGTCGAGGGCATGGCCGATCCCTTCACCCCGCGGATCGCGGACGGCCGGCTCTTCGGGCGCGGTGCCAGCGACATGAAGGCCGGCCTGGCCGGGCTGATCGTCGCCGCAGAACGACTCGCCGCGACCGACCACCCCGGCGCGGTCGTCTTCACGGGCGTCGCCGACGAGGAGGACGCGAGCGTGGGGGCCGCTGCCGTCCTCCGACACCTCGCCGATCGTGGTGTGACGGCGGACGTGTGCCTCATCGCCGAGCCCACCTGGTTGGACCGGGTGTCGGCGCATCGGGGGTACGCGGTCGTCGAGGTCACGCTGCAGGGGACGGCCGCGCACTCGTCACAGCCTGGTCTGGCCGTCGATGCGATCCGCGCTGTCAGCGCGCTGCTGCAGGAGGTGGAGCGGGCCGACGACGAGATTCATCGGCGACCGGCGCACCCGTTGCTCGACCACGGTTCGTTCACCACGACGGTCGCCAGGGCAGGGAGCGCCCCGTTCACGATCGCAGCCGGCGCCACCCTCGTCATCGAACGACGCACCCTGCCGGGTGAACGCGCTGAGGACGCGCTGGTCGAGGTCCAGGCGATGCTCGAAGCGGTCGCAGCCCGGATGCCCGGCCTCCGCACGGGCGCCCGGCTGACCCATCAGCGCGAGGCCTGGGAGGCCGACGAGCACGGGGCGGCTGCGCGGTTCGCCGACGTCCTCGCCGCCGAGCTCTCTCGGGGCGCCGAGGCCCTACCGTCGGCGGTCGGAGCGCCGTATTGGATGGAGTCGGCGCTGTGGCAGGCGGCCGGGATCCCGACCGTCGTGTGCGGCCCCGCGGGCGGCGGACTGCACGCTGCGGAGGAGTGGGTCGACCTCGACCAGCTCCGGCGGTTCCCGGAAGCGGTCATGGCTGCGACCCGCGACGCGCTGTCCGGATCGGGCGCGGCGTGA
- a CDS encoding oxidoreductase — MTPAGPDRIAVIGPGAIGTVVAAALHEQGRTPFIAGRSKRAELQLQVDDETVTVPGPVHTDPAESPGTAALVFLAVKATQTAAAADWLAALCGPDTVVCVLQNGVEQREMVEPLVREGTVVPAVVWFPATREPGGPVTLLSPPRLSLPETPGALVVEDALRGSRCAVEVSTDFTTLAWRKLLQNAAAGLMALTGRRSGMYRRDDIGRLMLGYLEESAAVARAEGARLTDDEPRRLLDQFRAAPVDRGTSILADREQRRPLEWDVRNAVIQRRGSAHGIPTPISDIVVPLLAAASDGPG, encoded by the coding sequence GTGACGCCCGCGGGACCCGACCGCATCGCGGTGATCGGGCCGGGCGCGATCGGAACCGTGGTCGCCGCAGCGCTCCACGAACAGGGACGGACGCCGTTCATCGCGGGGCGGTCGAAGCGGGCGGAACTCCAGCTCCAGGTCGACGATGAGACGGTGACGGTCCCCGGCCCGGTCCACACCGACCCGGCGGAGTCCCCAGGTACCGCGGCCCTCGTCTTCCTGGCGGTCAAGGCCACCCAGACGGCTGCCGCTGCCGACTGGCTCGCCGCGCTGTGCGGCCCGGACACGGTCGTGTGCGTCCTGCAGAACGGCGTCGAGCAACGCGAGATGGTGGAGCCACTCGTCCGGGAGGGAACGGTCGTCCCCGCGGTCGTGTGGTTCCCGGCCACCCGTGAGCCCGGCGGTCCGGTCACCCTGTTGAGCCCGCCGCGCCTGTCCCTGCCGGAGACACCTGGTGCCCTCGTCGTCGAGGACGCGTTGCGAGGCTCCCGCTGCGCCGTCGAGGTCTCGACCGACTTCACGACCCTCGCCTGGCGGAAGCTGCTGCAGAACGCGGCCGCCGGACTCATGGCGCTGACCGGACGCCGATCGGGCATGTACCGGCGCGACGACATCGGCCGCTTGATGCTCGGCTACCTCGAGGAAAGCGCCGCCGTTGCGCGCGCGGAGGGTGCGCGGTTGACCGACGACGAACCTCGGCGGCTCCTCGACCAGTTCCGTGCCGCTCCGGTCGACCGTGGGACGTCGATCCTCGCCGACCGCGAACAGAGGCGACCGCTCGAATGGGACGTCCGCAACGCGGTGATCCAGCGGCGGGGGAGCGCGCACGGCATCCCCACGCCGATCAGCGACATCGTCGTGCCGTTGCTCGCCGCGGCGAGCGATGGGCCGGGCTGA
- a CDS encoding ASCH domain-containing protein: MDSAHAASPVAAPDVDAARTMWQAYAEHRGGAGLDDADYTVEHFGDTAELADELLDIVLSGRKRATAELVSEFAHRGDPLPRIGSHWIACDSTGAPRMIIRSTALRIGPFGSAEAAFAFAEGEDDRTLESWQREHRRYWERTTAARAAVWSESEDIVFEYFAVVWPPEHAD, translated from the coding sequence ATGGACTCCGCACACGCCGCCAGCCCGGTCGCCGCCCCCGACGTCGATGCCGCGAGGACGATGTGGCAGGCGTACGCCGAGCATCGCGGCGGCGCGGGACTGGACGACGCCGACTACACGGTCGAGCACTTCGGCGACACGGCCGAGCTGGCGGACGAACTGCTCGACATCGTCCTGAGCGGACGGAAGCGGGCCACCGCCGAACTCGTCTCCGAGTTCGCGCATCGTGGGGACCCGCTTCCGCGGATCGGCTCGCACTGGATCGCGTGCGACAGTACCGGGGCCCCGCGGATGATCATCCGCAGCACCGCGCTGCGCATCGGACCGTTCGGGAGTGCAGAGGCCGCGTTCGCGTTCGCCGAAGGTGAGGACGACCGCACGCTCGAGAGCTGGCAGCGCGAACACCGACGCTACTGGGAGCGGACGACTGCGGCCCGGGCTGCGGTGTGGTCGGAGTCCGAGGACATCGTCTTCGAGTACTTCGCCGTGGTGTGGCCGCCGGAGCACGCGGACTGA
- a CDS encoding NUDIX domain-containing protein: MPMSDYVASIRSHIGTGFLMLPGVTAVIRDGDRFLLGRHHHSGLWSLIGGGVEPGEEPADALLREVLEETGARVRIRGIVGVYGGEPMMVRYPNGDHVGYVTTAYDCELLSEATADPEELLELGWFARDEIPTLPRRDWIDRVIDDASVDLPRSGRGELAGGEDAGLER; encoded by the coding sequence ATGCCGATGTCCGATTACGTCGCCTCGATCCGCTCCCACATCGGGACCGGGTTCCTCATGCTCCCCGGGGTCACCGCGGTGATCCGGGACGGAGACCGGTTCCTCCTCGGTCGCCATCACCACTCCGGCCTCTGGAGTCTGATCGGCGGCGGCGTCGAGCCGGGTGAGGAGCCCGCCGACGCGCTCCTGCGCGAGGTCCTCGAAGAGACCGGCGCCCGGGTCCGCATCCGCGGGATCGTCGGGGTGTACGGCGGTGAACCGATGATGGTGCGCTACCCGAACGGCGACCACGTCGGGTACGTCACCACCGCCTACGACTGCGAGCTCCTCAGTGAGGCGACCGCGGATCCTGAGGAGCTCCTCGAACTCGGCTGGTTCGCGCGGGACGAGATCCCGACGCTGCCGCGGCGCGACTGGATCGATCGCGTCATCGACGACGCAAGCGTGGATCTGCCGCGCTCAGGCCGAGGCGAGCTCGCGGGTGGTGAGGACGCCGGTCTCGAGCGCTGA
- a CDS encoding RecQ family ATP-dependent DNA helicase, which translates to MGSSRTSAGSVDRIARDDFGWETFLPGQREAIQSAVAGRDTLLVLATGGGKSAVYQVAGAQRGGVTLVISPLVALQADQLASIEAAPAAPPAVALNGSLGPHAIAEAWERIDERGPVYVLLAPEQLANEETVARLGAAGVSLMVVDEAHCVSSWGTDFRPDYLRLADVRRELGDPPVLAMTATASGPVRAEIIERLRMHDPDVQVHGVDRPEIRLVVHRHESEAEKRAAVVDEARAWTAPGLVYVATRRDTERYAEEIAAEGRRVAAYHAGLKTSERRAVHDRWRAGELDVVVATSAFGMGIDRADVRFVLHATTTESLDAYYQEVGRAGRDGEPATTALHYRAEDLGLRRFFTKRSVSESALRAVWRAVRAAPGSSVGDLAEQLDRPRRTVARLVNDLADAGLVDTADGVRAIDEIGPKRAIGAVRQTLESRERIAESRLAMMRAYAETSHCRRRVLLEYFGVEAPEWCGNCDGCERHEAHEEEERVGSGDAAAGSPLHVDQAVHHEEFGPGTVMGVEPDRVTIFFDAEGYKVVALSALETGVLTTRELASA; encoded by the coding sequence ATGGGTTCCTCTCGTACGTCCGCCGGTTCCGTCGATCGCATCGCTCGCGATGACTTCGGATGGGAGACGTTCCTGCCGGGACAGCGGGAGGCGATCCAGTCGGCCGTCGCGGGGCGCGACACGCTCCTCGTCCTCGCCACGGGCGGCGGGAAGTCGGCGGTCTACCAGGTCGCCGGCGCCCAGCGCGGTGGCGTGACCCTCGTCATCTCCCCGCTGGTCGCGCTGCAGGCCGATCAACTCGCCTCGATCGAGGCGGCGCCGGCCGCACCTCCGGCCGTCGCACTCAACGGCTCGCTCGGGCCGCATGCGATCGCGGAGGCCTGGGAGCGCATCGACGAGCGCGGGCCCGTCTACGTGCTGCTGGCTCCGGAACAGCTCGCGAACGAGGAGACCGTCGCCCGGCTCGGCGCGGCCGGTGTCTCACTCATGGTCGTCGACGAGGCGCACTGCGTCTCCTCGTGGGGAACCGACTTCCGACCCGACTACCTGCGCCTCGCAGACGTCCGCCGCGAACTCGGCGATCCGCCGGTGCTCGCCATGACGGCCACCGCATCCGGCCCCGTCCGCGCCGAGATCATCGAACGCCTGCGCATGCACGATCCGGACGTCCAGGTGCACGGCGTCGACCGCCCGGAGATCCGCCTGGTCGTGCACCGGCACGAGAGCGAAGCGGAGAAACGAGCCGCGGTCGTCGACGAGGCCCGCGCCTGGACGGCGCCCGGACTGGTCTATGTGGCGACGCGCCGCGACACCGAGCGATACGCCGAGGAGATCGCGGCCGAAGGACGACGGGTCGCCGCCTACCACGCAGGCCTGAAGACCTCGGAACGTCGCGCCGTCCACGATCGCTGGCGAGCCGGCGAGCTCGACGTCGTCGTCGCGACCTCGGCGTTCGGGATGGGGATCGACCGCGCCGACGTGCGCTTCGTCCTCCACGCCACGACGACGGAGTCACTCGACGCCTACTACCAGGAGGTGGGCCGGGCCGGACGGGATGGCGAGCCTGCCACCACCGCGCTCCACTACCGCGCGGAGGATCTCGGTCTCCGTCGTTTCTTCACCAAGCGTTCGGTGTCGGAATCCGCACTGCGCGCCGTCTGGCGGGCCGTCCGTGCCGCTCCGGGTTCGAGCGTCGGCGATCTGGCCGAGCAGCTCGATCGGCCGCGCCGCACGGTCGCCCGCCTCGTCAACGACCTCGCGGACGCCGGCCTCGTCGACACCGCCGACGGCGTCCGGGCGATCGACGAGATCGGTCCGAAGCGCGCGATCGGCGCTGTGCGTCAGACGCTCGAGTCACGCGAGCGGATCGCTGAATCGCGGCTTGCCATGATGCGCGCCTACGCCGAGACGTCGCACTGCCGCCGGCGGGTCCTGCTGGAGTACTTCGGTGTCGAGGCCCCGGAGTGGTGCGGGAACTGCGACGGCTGCGAACGGCATGAGGCCCACGAGGAGGAGGAGCGCGTCGGGTCCGGAGATGCCGCCGCCGGTTCGCCGCTGCATGTCGACCAGGCGGTGCACCACGAGGAGTTCGGTCCAGGCACCGTGATGGGCGTCGAGCCGGATCGCGTCACCATCTTCTTCGACGCCGAGGGCTACAAGGTCGTGGCGCTCTCAGCGCTCGAGACCGGCGTCCTCACCACCCGCGAGCTCGCCTCGGCCTGA
- a CDS encoding class I SAM-dependent methyltransferase, which produces MTESISTDDATTLATARSLASRWDAQQTGYIRHRAERFDTIARVVAAICADSPAPRILDLAGGTGSLAEQVLAAVPNGRAVVADKDPALLAIAADLSAADPRLSIAEVDLADAGWAAHPLIADGRFDAVVSSTALHWLRPADLVDVYRALPALIRPGGIVVNGDHLSYSGHHESTLAGIARTDDEAMQQETFSGDTDTWDGWWDAVAATPRYADALRRRDEVWGASLHEAPPKVTLGFHLETLRSAGFAETGTVWQYLDDYVLYGVVAS; this is translated from the coding sequence ATGACCGAATCCATCTCCACCGACGACGCGACGACGCTCGCGACCGCTCGGAGCCTCGCATCGCGCTGGGATGCGCAGCAGACCGGCTACATCAGGCATCGAGCAGAGCGGTTCGACACCATCGCGCGGGTCGTCGCGGCGATCTGCGCGGACTCGCCCGCGCCCCGCATCCTCGATCTCGCGGGCGGGACGGGCTCTCTCGCCGAGCAGGTCCTCGCAGCCGTCCCGAATGGTCGGGCGGTCGTCGCGGACAAGGACCCTGCGCTCCTCGCCATCGCCGCCGACCTCTCGGCAGCAGACCCGCGGCTCTCGATCGCGGAGGTCGACCTCGCCGACGCCGGCTGGGCCGCGCATCCGCTCATCGCGGACGGCCGGTTCGACGCCGTGGTCTCCTCGACGGCACTGCACTGGCTCCGACCCGCCGACCTCGTCGACGTCTACCGCGCACTGCCCGCCCTCATCCGGCCGGGCGGGATCGTCGTGAACGGCGATCACCTCTCGTACAGCGGACACCACGAGTCGACGCTGGCCGGAATCGCCCGCACCGACGACGAGGCGATGCAGCAGGAGACCTTCTCCGGCGACACCGACACGTGGGACGGCTGGTGGGACGCGGTCGCGGCCACGCCGCGCTACGCCGACGCGCTCCGCCGTCGTGACGAGGTCTGGGGTGCATCGCTCCACGAAGCGCCGCCGAAGGTCACCCTCGGCTTCCACCTCGAGACACTCCGCAGCGCGGGATTCGCCGAGACCGGGACCGTCTGGCAATACCTCGACGACTACGTGCTCTACGGCGTCGTGGCGAGCTGA
- a CDS encoding ABC transporter ATP-binding protein: MIEAAAVTVRSGGRTLLDAVSFTAPTGSVTGIVGPNGGGKTTLLRAIVRAVPIERGRITVDGQDVGTRRRRWIARRVAEVGQRVDPDPGLRVVDEVSLGGLAEHGVLRVGGTTHDQEVAAAIDTVGLTHRAFDRLATLSGGELQRVALARALAQRAPHVLLDEPTNHLDLRHRLEVVALLRTIAPTVVVVLHDLDLAAQACDHLVLLHHGRVAGAGPPRDVLHPGLIDRVYDVSTHRHEDAAGRVRFEFSLPPERHLHPDTKESP; the protein is encoded by the coding sequence ATGATCGAAGCCGCGGCGGTGACCGTCCGCTCCGGTGGCCGCACGCTGCTCGACGCCGTCTCCTTCACCGCACCGACCGGCAGCGTGACCGGGATCGTCGGGCCGAACGGCGGCGGGAAGACGACGCTGCTGCGCGCGATCGTGCGAGCCGTTCCGATCGAGCGTGGTCGGATCACCGTCGACGGGCAGGACGTCGGCACGCGGCGCCGACGGTGGATCGCCCGCAGGGTCGCCGAGGTCGGCCAGCGAGTCGACCCGGACCCGGGGCTGCGCGTCGTCGACGAGGTGTCGTTGGGCGGTCTCGCCGAACACGGCGTACTCCGCGTCGGTGGCACCACCCACGACCAGGAGGTCGCCGCCGCGATCGACACGGTCGGGCTGACCCACCGGGCGTTCGACCGCCTGGCCACCCTGTCCGGAGGAGAGCTCCAGCGGGTCGCCCTCGCCCGAGCCCTCGCGCAGCGTGCACCACACGTCCTGCTCGACGAACCCACGAACCATCTCGACCTCAGACATCGGCTCGAGGTCGTCGCGCTCCTGCGCACGATCGCACCCACCGTCGTGGTCGTGTTGCACGATCTCGACCTCGCGGCTCAGGCCTGCGACCACCTCGTCCTCCTCCACCACGGCCGCGTCGCCGGTGCAGGCCCACCCCGGGACGTCCTGCATCCCGGCCTGATCGACCGGGTCTACGACGTGAGCACCCACCGGCACGAGGACGCGGCCGGCCGGGTGCGCTTCGAATTCTCACTGCCACCGGAACGACACCTCCACCCCGACACCAAGGAGTCCCCATGA
- a CDS encoding ABC transporter substrate-binding protein, which translates to MITPRLRRALLAATVPVLALGILSACSATTAAEPSGAPSDAGFPVTIDNCGSTITLDAPARRIVLVNDDELPNLEALGAVDRIVAITATPQPGLYADATYDALDALSPLTTEQNATGGSVVSQESILGASPDLVIAPENAVDRDALAASGIPVYSPTAYCSNPDPALSRAATFDRVWDEVRSLGGLLGAGEQAEQAIAAAKATVQSPAPDAGTAAALYVSSGGAVLSPYGGPSMVTPVFAAAGLTNVYADSDQRVFDASVEDIISRDPGTIVLLYSSGDPQSTIDAFLSTPGVSGLSAVRDDRVTALRFPYTDPPSLLSIKGPHELARLLDDLG; encoded by the coding sequence ATGATCACACCCCGACTCCGGCGAGCGCTCCTCGCCGCGACCGTCCCCGTGCTCGCGCTCGGCATCCTGAGCGCCTGCTCGGCCACCACCGCAGCTGAGCCCTCTGGCGCTCCGAGCGACGCCGGCTTCCCGGTCACCATCGACAACTGCGGTTCGACGATCACCCTGGACGCGCCGGCCCGACGCATCGTGCTCGTGAACGACGACGAACTGCCCAACCTGGAGGCGCTCGGAGCCGTCGACCGGATCGTCGCCATCACCGCGACCCCACAACCGGGCCTGTACGCGGACGCCACGTACGACGCACTCGACGCCCTGTCGCCGCTCACCACCGAGCAGAACGCGACGGGTGGTTCGGTCGTCTCCCAGGAGAGCATCCTCGGTGCGTCGCCGGATCTGGTCATCGCCCCCGAGAACGCCGTCGACCGTGACGCGTTGGCGGCGAGCGGGATCCCCGTCTACTCCCCCACCGCCTACTGTTCCAACCCCGACCCGGCGCTCAGCAGGGCGGCGACCTTCGACCGGGTCTGGGACGAGGTCCGATCCCTGGGCGGCCTGCTCGGAGCGGGCGAACAGGCCGAGCAGGCCATCGCCGCGGCGAAGGCGACCGTGCAGTCACCTGCTCCCGACGCCGGGACCGCCGCTGCCCTCTACGTCTCGTCCGGCGGCGCCGTGCTGTCGCCGTACGGCGGGCCGAGCATGGTCACCCCGGTCTTCGCGGCCGCGGGCCTCACCAACGTGTACGCGGACTCCGATCAGCGGGTCTTCGACGCCAGCGTGGAGGACATCATCTCCCGCGATCCCGGCACGATCGTGCTGCTGTACTCGAGCGGCGACCCGCAGAGTACGATCGACGCCTTCCTGAGCACGCCGGGTGTCTCCGGGCTGAGCGCCGTCCGTGACGACCGGGTCACAGCGCTCCGCTTCCCGTACACGGATCCGCCGAGCCTGCTCTCGATCAAGGGCCCTCACGAGCTCGCTCGGCTCCTGGACGATCTCGGATGA
- a CDS encoding FecCD family ABC transporter permease produces MTVSLAMLAVATILIAVAIGPVPIEPPTVVAVLARHLFGSAPGPWPDSVDQIVWITRAPRVAMGLVAGAVLAVAGVMLQALVRNALADPYLLGLNSGASTGVALVVLVIGGGGALLVAGAALAGAIGAVLLVVLLAGMANRRGPLRLVLAGLAVGYALNATTSFLVFSSDAPEAARSVLFWLLGSLASVQPAALLAAAISAVIGLSALIVLAPWTDALASGDDSARSVGLDPERARIGLMVGVSAMVGVTVAAVGGVGFIGLVIPHLARRLVGGRHRAVLPVAALLGGIVLVIADTIARTAFAPQEIPVGVITGILGAPFLLALLRQGHGARSET; encoded by the coding sequence ATGACCGTCAGTCTTGCCATGCTCGCCGTGGCGACGATCCTCATCGCCGTGGCGATCGGCCCCGTCCCCATCGAACCGCCGACGGTGGTGGCTGTCCTCGCCCGGCACCTCTTCGGAAGCGCACCCGGCCCCTGGCCGGACTCGGTCGATCAGATCGTCTGGATCACGAGAGCGCCGCGGGTGGCGATGGGACTCGTCGCCGGCGCCGTGCTCGCCGTCGCGGGGGTCATGCTGCAGGCCCTCGTCCGCAATGCGCTCGCAGACCCCTACCTGCTCGGACTCAACTCGGGCGCTTCGACGGGTGTGGCCCTCGTCGTGCTCGTCATCGGCGGTGGCGGCGCGCTCCTCGTCGCCGGCGCCGCATTGGCCGGGGCCATCGGTGCGGTGCTGCTGGTCGTCCTGCTCGCCGGGATGGCGAATCGACGCGGGCCCCTGCGCTTGGTCCTCGCCGGGCTCGCCGTCGGGTACGCGCTGAACGCCACCACGAGCTTCCTCGTCTTCTCCAGCGACGCACCGGAAGCGGCACGCTCCGTGCTGTTCTGGCTCCTGGGGTCGCTGGCGTCGGTGCAACCGGCCGCCCTCCTCGCCGCGGCGATCTCCGCGGTGATCGGCCTGAGCGCCCTCATCGTCCTCGCGCCCTGGACCGACGCCCTGGCATCAGGTGACGACTCGGCCAGATCGGTCGGACTCGACCCCGAGCGAGCGCGGATCGGACTGATGGTGGGCGTCTCGGCGATGGTCGGCGTGACGGTGGCGGCCGTCGGGGGCGTCGGCTTCATCGGGCTCGTGATCCCCCACCTCGCGCGCCGGCTCGTCGGCGGACGCCACCGGGCCGTGCTCCCCGTCGCCGCCCTGCTCGGCGGCATCGTCCTCGTCATCGCCGACACCATCGCAAGGACGGCGTTCGCTCCGCAGGAGATCCCGGTCGGTGTGATCACCGGGATCCTCGGCGCGCCATTCCTCCTCGCGCTCCTCCGCCAGGGCCACGGTGCCCGGTCCGAGACATGA
- the ykgO gene encoding type B 50S ribosomal protein L36 translates to MKVRNSLKSLKKMPGAQVVRRRGRVFVINKLNPRFKARQG, encoded by the coding sequence ATGAAGGTCAGGAACTCGTTGAAGTCGCTGAAGAAGATGCCAGGAGCGCAAGTGGTCCGCCGACGCGGTCGCGTCTTCGTCATCAACAAGCTCAACCCGCGCTTCAAGGCGCGTCAGGGTTGA